A genomic stretch from Mesoplodon densirostris isolate mMesDen1 chromosome 3, mMesDen1 primary haplotype, whole genome shotgun sequence includes:
- the LYL1 gene encoding protein lyl-1 isoform X2, with protein sequence MCPPEAQAEVGPTMTEKAKMVCAPSPVPAPPPKPASPGPPKAEEVGHRGSSPPRLPPGVPVISLGHTRPPGAAMATTELSTLRPPLLQLSTLGTAPAPLALHYHPHPFLNSLYIGPAGPFSIFPSSRLKRRPSHCELELAEGHQPQKVARRVFTNSRERWRQQNVNGAFAELRKLLPTHPPDRKLSKNEVLRLAMKYIGFLVRLLRDQAAALAAGSAPPGPRKRPAHRALDDGARRGPCRRAEVVARPQPAPPGGPEGSPGGAGRPIKTEKAAVSPEVR encoded by the exons ATGTGCCCGCCCGAGGCCCAGGCAGAGGTGGGCCCCACCATGACCGAGAAGGCCAAGATGGTGTGTGCCCCCAGCCCAGTGCCTGCCCCGCCCCCAAAGCCTGCCTCGCCTGGGCCCCCAAAGGCGGAGGAGGTGGGCCACAGAGGCTCCTCGCCACCCAGGCTGCCCCCTGGCGTGCCAGTGATCAGCCTGGGCCACACCAGGCCCCCAGGGGCAGCCATGGCCACCACGGAACTAAGCACCCTCCGTCCCCCGCTGCTGCAACTCTCCACCCTGGGAACCGCCCCAGCGCCCCTGGCCCTGCATTACCACCCTCACCCCTTCCTCAACAG CCTCTACATTGGGCCGGCAGGACCTTTCAGCATCTTCCCTAGCAGCCGGCTGAAGCGGAGACCAAGCCATTGTGAGCTGGAGCTGGCTGAGG GGCATCAGCCCCAGAAGGTGGCCCGGCGCGTGTTCACCAACAGTCGGGAGCGCTGGCGGCAGCAGAACGTGAACGGCGCTTTCGCCGAGCTCAGGAAACTGCTGCCAACGCACCCGCCCGACCGGAAGCTGAGCAAGAACGAGGTGCTCCGCCTGGCCATGAAATACATTGGCTTCCTGGTGCGGCTGCTGCGCGACCAGGCAGCGGCTCTGGCCGCAGGCTCCGCCCCTCCAGGGCCCCGCAAAAGGCCGGCGCACCGAGCCCTGGACGACGGCGCCCGCCGCGGGCCTTGTCGCAGGGCCGAGGTGGTGGCGCGCCCGCAGCCCGCGCCCCCAGGCGGCCCCGAGGGCAGCCCCGGTGGGGCGGGCCGACCCATCAAGACAGAAAAAGCGGCTGTGAGTCCGGAGGTGCGATGA
- the LYL1 gene encoding protein lyl-1 isoform X1 — protein sequence MGHKQLRSSTAELSAAQHLSGHLLSLCWTPSHVLVSTPSGSMCPPEAQAEVGPTMTEKAKMVCAPSPVPAPPPKPASPGPPKAEEVGHRGSSPPRLPPGVPVISLGHTRPPGAAMATTELSTLRPPLLQLSTLGTAPAPLALHYHPHPFLNSLYIGPAGPFSIFPSSRLKRRPSHCELELAEGHQPQKVARRVFTNSRERWRQQNVNGAFAELRKLLPTHPPDRKLSKNEVLRLAMKYIGFLVRLLRDQAAALAAGSAPPGPRKRPAHRALDDGARRGPCRRAEVVARPQPAPPGGPEGSPGGAGRPIKTEKAAVSPEVR from the exons ATGGGTCACAAACAGCTCAGAAGCAGCACTGCTGAGCTCAGTGCTGCCCAGCACCTCAGTGGGCACCTCCTGTCCTTGTGTTGGACCCCCTCCCATGTCCTG GTGAGCACCCCCTCGGGGTCCATGTGCCCGCCCGAGGCCCAGGCAGAGGTGGGCCCCACCATGACCGAGAAGGCCAAGATGGTGTGTGCCCCCAGCCCAGTGCCTGCCCCGCCCCCAAAGCCTGCCTCGCCTGGGCCCCCAAAGGCGGAGGAGGTGGGCCACAGAGGCTCCTCGCCACCCAGGCTGCCCCCTGGCGTGCCAGTGATCAGCCTGGGCCACACCAGGCCCCCAGGGGCAGCCATGGCCACCACGGAACTAAGCACCCTCCGTCCCCCGCTGCTGCAACTCTCCACCCTGGGAACCGCCCCAGCGCCCCTGGCCCTGCATTACCACCCTCACCCCTTCCTCAACAG CCTCTACATTGGGCCGGCAGGACCTTTCAGCATCTTCCCTAGCAGCCGGCTGAAGCGGAGACCAAGCCATTGTGAGCTGGAGCTGGCTGAGG GGCATCAGCCCCAGAAGGTGGCCCGGCGCGTGTTCACCAACAGTCGGGAGCGCTGGCGGCAGCAGAACGTGAACGGCGCTTTCGCCGAGCTCAGGAAACTGCTGCCAACGCACCCGCCCGACCGGAAGCTGAGCAAGAACGAGGTGCTCCGCCTGGCCATGAAATACATTGGCTTCCTGGTGCGGCTGCTGCGCGACCAGGCAGCGGCTCTGGCCGCAGGCTCCGCCCCTCCAGGGCCCCGCAAAAGGCCGGCGCACCGAGCCCTGGACGACGGCGCCCGCCGCGGGCCTTGTCGCAGGGCCGAGGTGGTGGCGCGCCCGCAGCCCGCGCCCCCAGGCGGCCCCGAGGGCAGCCCCGGTGGGGCGGGCCGACCCATCAAGACAGAAAAAGCGGCTGTGAGTCCGGAGGTGCGATGA